The following coding sequences are from one Arachis hypogaea cultivar Tifrunner chromosome 7, arahy.Tifrunner.gnm2.J5K5, whole genome shotgun sequence window:
- the LOC112702410 gene encoding photosystem I reaction center subunit IV A, chloroplastic: protein MASCNMASVASGFVLSAGNVISSSSSSRVTSTVMFPSRFNNNNNGGSFNRLVVRAEDEATAASAAPATATPPAEGETAAAPKPKPPPIGPKRGTKVKILRKESYWYKGYGSVVAVDQDPKTRYPVVVRFNKVNYANVSTNNYALDEVEEVA, encoded by the exons ATGGCTAGTTGCAACATGGCATCAGTTGCATCTGGATTTGTGCTGTCAGCTGGCAACGTAatctcttcatcttcctcttcgaGAGTCACTTCTACGGTGATGTTCCCTTCAaggttcaacaacaacaacaatggtggttCTTTTAACAGGCTTGTTGTGAGGGCTGAAGACGAAGCTACTGCTGCTTCTGCTGCACCTGCAACTGCAacaccaccagctgaaggtgaaACTGCTGCTGCTCCGAAACCAAAGCCACCTCCAATTGGCCCCAAGAGAGGAACTAAG GTGAAGATTCTTAGGAAAGAATCGTACTGGTACAAAGGCTATGGTTCAGTTGTTGCTGTTGATCAG GACCCCAAGACTCGCTACCCTGTTGTGGTTCGATTCAACAAAGTTAATTATGCAAATGTATCAACAAACAATTATGCACTGGATGAGGTCGAGGAAGTTGCATGA